The following proteins are co-located in the Microvirga ossetica genome:
- a CDS encoding RidA family protein has translation MTDIRRIGVAARYSDLVILGDTAHFSGYVPETTLGLSVAEQTRDILAQIEQSLAEIGSDKSRLLRATIWLADIASYDEMNAVWDAWVLPGQAPARICVESRLADPDYALEIQVVAAL, from the coding sequence GTGACAGACATTCGGCGCATCGGCGTTGCCGCACGCTACAGCGATCTCGTCATCCTCGGTGATACGGCTCACTTCTCGGGCTATGTCCCCGAGACTACCCTCGGCCTCTCGGTCGCCGAACAGACCCGGGACATTCTCGCCCAGATCGAGCAGTCGCTTGCGGAGATCGGCAGCGACAAGTCCAGGCTTCTGCGCGCGACCATCTGGCTGGCGGATATCGCGTCCTACGACGAGATGAATGCGGTCTGGGATGCCTGGGTGCTGCCCGGTCAGGCTCCGGCGCGGATTTGCGTCGAATCCCGGCTTGCGGACCCGGACTACGCGCTGGAGATCCAGGTCGTCGCTGCGCTCTGA